Genomic segment of Bifidobacterium lemurum:
GATCCATTTCCGTCGGTTTCTGAATGAAGAATCGAAGTTGCTTATCCCGGCGCAGAGGCATGCGTTCTCGCAGCAAACCACTGAGAAAGAACGGACGAAACCCATTTTGAGTAATCTTGCAATCGATATACACATCCATCGATATGCGAATAGGGAATCTATCTTCGATAAACTCTTCCTGGTCACTGCATCGGTAATCTCTGAGCCAATTGGACTGATGCCGTTTGGATTCTCCATCAACAATACTGCTTGTAAAGAGTTTGCCGAACAGATCGCTTAACGCATCCTCACGCTCTTCTTCCGATTCAGCTTGTTCCAGCTTGTCAGCAGCTTTACTTGCTTTTCGAATGAATTTCCCTTTCCCTTTATCGCGGATCTGCTGGTTACTGCCGAGAGCATGCCAGAACGATTGCTGCTGGTTTTGACGCCCAAAATAGGAGAATAGTTCTTGCAGCATAGTGTACGTCTCATCGAAAGCCGCTGACTTCGGCATGTGGCCATTAAGGTAATTGTTGACGAGTGTGTCGATAAGTAACCCACTGAATGAAATTCCTTGAGCGTCAGCCCATGCTCTTGTCGAATTGCACAAGCGCACGAACCATCCGAAAGATTCTTCCTCCATACGAGCGCATGCCTTCTGTTCAGGAAACGGATCTGTGCGCTTCCAAGAACCCCCATCATGTGTATCGGGATAATCAAAACTGCCATCCGTATTGGCGAACGCCGGAACCAAATCGATAGTAAATCTTTTCGAAGAGAAATCAATAACAACCGCTTGGCCATCACCTTTTATAGTGGTTTGAGGGAAACGTTCAAGTAGCGTATTCCGGATATCTTGTAAGAGGTCGGTTTGACCATGCTGATGGTCACTGTATTGTTTCTTGATATCCGAGGGAAGGTCATATAGCACATCAATATCGCTAGTTTGTGCAACTGCAGTTCCACGACCAACCGACCCGACAACAATCATGTTATCCGTGTCGGAGTCAGAATCATAGAAATACCGGTTCAGCTTTTTAGTCACCGTTTTCAACGAATCGGTGAAATACTCCCTCTTGAATTTTCAGAGCAAGTGCAACGGGTGTGAATGATATGGGCCCATGGGTTCCCGATAGCATGGTGTTTGCTTACGACAACCAGACATCGGGAGGGCCCATGGGCCGGTACACTCATCTTACCTTGGCCGAACGCGAGGAGATCATGCTGCTCAGGCACGAGGGCAGGAGCTATGGCGAGATCGCCCTGGCCACGGGCAGGGACAAATCGACCATCAGCCGCGAGATAGACCGCAACTCGTTCAAGGTCGGCACGGGCCGCTGCTACCGCGCCTCGACGGCCCAACGCCGTTACGAGGAACGCCGGCTCGCCTGCGCGCGTCCGCGTCGCCTCGACGACGGGGAACTGGCCGGGCTGGTCGTGCGGCTGATCGCGCGGGAGCGTTGGTCCCCCGAGCAGATCGCGGGCAGGATTGGTCTGGAACGGCCCGATCTGGCCGTCTCCGCGTCGACGATCTACCGGGCGATCAACGGCCGCGAGCTCGACCCGCCCGATCTGGCCCGCACCCGCCGCGGGATCAAGGGCCGGCTGCGCCGCAAGGGCAAACGCCGGCACCGCAAGGACGGGCCCGAGGAACGCCGGGGCAAGATCCCCGACGCAAGGCCCATATCGGAGCGGCCCGCCGAGGTCGAGGAGCGTTCCAGGCTGGGCGACTGGGAAGGCGACACCGTCGTGGGTAAAGGCGCGGGAGCGTGCCTGGTCACGCTCGTGGACCGCAAAAGCGGTCTGCTTGCCGGCGGACGCGCCGCCACGCACACCAAACGCGACGTCGCCCGCGTGGAGAGCCGGATGCTCCGCGAGCATCCCGAGACGCGCACCATCACCCTGGACCGGGGCATGGAGTTCGCCGATTTCAAGAAGGTCGAGCAATCCACCGGCGCGGTCTGCTACTTCGCGCTGCCGCACCACCCCTGGCAGCGCGGCAGCAACGAGAACACCAACGGCCTAGTCCGCGAGTACTTCCCCAAAGGCACCGACTTCGCCACCATCGACGACGACCAGGTCCAGGCCGTGTACGACGCTATCAACCACAGACCACGCAAACGCCACGGCTACAGGACACCCTGGGAAATCCACCACTCAACAACGTTGCACTTGCTCTGAAAATTCAAGCCTAGAATCCAAATGAATTTCTGTGAAAAACCGTTCGTATGTCGCGTTTCCATCCACTGAAATCTTCTCCCTATTCTCTCTGTTTGCCTGATTCTCTTCATCCTTCAGGAAAAATAATCTGACTTTCTGTATGTATGCTTATCGCGAATGCGATTACCGTATTGGCTGTGGGTGAGTATCTCACACCATCATCACCGCATTGCACCAAGCGTTTGGCCATCTACGCGGCTTCCTACTAAGCTGAGCACTCCTTGAAGCTCCTTACCAGTTTGCCGACCAAGAGCCCAATTCCTTGTTATGCTGAGCATCGTATTCACATCCATCCCATTCTTTCATACTGATCTAAGACAAGGATACTACTAGATATAGTATATATCTACCACTTTTACCACTACATATAGCGATTTGCAGCAGACACCACCAATCACAAGACATCCCACACACACCATGCAACAATCAAGAGCATTATAGCACATATTCGAACATATGTTCGCATATGTTTGTATGTCCGAAAGCATGGAGCATGACTCTTTCGACTGCGGACAGGCGGCGCATCGACAAGGTTGCGCATGGGCACGCTAACCTGTTGACCATAGAAGGCAGAGACCGTTCCTCTACGGCGAACAGTACGCACGCGGCCGCCACCTGAAGCACACCATCGAACGCGAAAAAGTTCAGCCTCTGCGACGCATCCGCAACCTCATGGGCAGGATTGCCTAGGCGGACTGGCCGTCACAGTCGGCATCGTCGACATCAACAGTACGTACTGAAAAGCAAGACAAACCCGCATATCAGCATGTTCCAGCATGAACATCCATCGGCTTCGAATTCCACACTCCAATCTTGCCTACAGCCACACAGCCGCAACATTGCCCAAGCCTCACAAGCAATCCAGCGGCCTCTCACACCCTCTACCGGACGATGTTCCTTCTCTTGTGGGCTCGATCTCTCTACGCAGATGGATGATGCACAGGAAGGCGATTACGGCGGCGGGCAGGCACAGCGCCAGACTGCCACGTACGCCGCCGCATAGGTCGATAAGCATGCCGCCGAGACTGGAACCGATGATCGAACTCACTCCCGAGACCATCGACGTCCACCCATACGCGCGGGTCAGACCATTGCCTTCGCTTCTCACCTCACCGGTCAACGCGTCCAGGGTCGGACTCGTCAGCAGTTCTCCCATGCTGAACATCACGCCGAATCCTATCGGCACCAGCATTGACGGCGGCAACGCCAGCATCAGGAAAGCGGGAACGAAACTCGCAAAGCCCATAGCGAGAATCGCCGTATTGCGAACATCGTGCAGCGCATGCACCAACAGGGGTATTGCACGGCGAGGATGAACACGGCGTTGCCGATATAGATCGCATTCGCTCCGGTTTGCACCCCGAAACCAGCGTATGCCGACAACGGCACGACCAACGACCATTGGGAATAGATCAGCCAGTACATCACAGTCAGCATGATGACCATGACGAAAGCGGGTTCCATACGGTCATGTCCGGTCCCACTCCGTTGCACGGACGGGGATACTCCTCCGAGGTCCTCCGGTGGTTTGAACCGCAATGGAAGCAGACCGAAGGCGAGCAGTACGTATGCGCTGATGCAGATCAGCAGTATGTCATCGAACGGCAATACCAGATACAGTATCGCGCCGACCGCAGGTCCGACCAAGGCTCCGGCGTTGACCGCTATCGATCTCATGACGACGAGTCTACGATCCGTCGACTGGCGCATGAGTTCGGTTTTGACGCCGAGATTCGCGGCAGCACTGCCGAGCGAGGCGATTATGGCGAAGCACACATACATCACCGTGTTCGTTTCGAACAGGAACACCAGCAGTCCGGCGGCTCTCATCAGCATTCCCAGAACGGACAGCGGTTTGGAGCCGAACCTCGCGTTGATGCGTCCGATTATGGACGAGCGTGCCAGTCCGAATCCCGACAGCACTCCCAGAATCAGTCCGACCTGTCCCGCGCTTTGCCCTTTCTGCATCAGCTCCAACGCAAGAAAGGGATTGATCATAAAGGTCGCGATGCCGGACAACACGATGGACGCCATGATCGGCATCGTCGAATTCGTCATACGCTCAGCCAACCCGCACCTCCACGCAATGACGGACGGCAAGTAACGTCTTCATAATTCCATCCTCCCAAAGGGTTGTCTTCCACGCCCTACACCATCCGACGTCAACAAGGCAATCCCAACAATTCCCGACCATGCATGGTGATATCGC
This window contains:
- a CDS encoding IS30 family transposase, with the translated sequence MGRYTHLTLAEREEIMLLRHEGRSYGEIALATGRDKSTISREIDRNSFKVGTGRCYRASTAQRRYEERRLACARPRRLDDGELAGLVVRLIARERWSPEQIAGRIGLERPDLAVSASTIYRAINGRELDPPDLARTRRGIKGRLRRKGKRRHRKDGPEERRGKIPDARPISERPAEVEERSRLGDWEGDTVVGKGAGACLVTLVDRKSGLLAGGRAATHTKRDVARVESRMLREHPETRTITLDRGMEFADFKKVEQSTGAVCYFALPHHPWQRGSNENTNGLVREYFPKGTDFATIDDDQVQAVYDAINHRPRKRHGYRTPWEIHHSTTLHLL
- a CDS encoding nucleotide-binding domain-containing protein: MKTVTKKLNRYFYDSDSDTDNMIVVGSVGRGTAVAQTSDIDVLYDLPSDIKKQYSDHQHGQTDLLQDIRNTLLERFPQTTIKGDGQAVVIDFSSKRFTIDLVPAFANTDGSFDYPDTHDGGSWKRTDPFPEQKACARMEEESFGWFVRLCNSTRAWADAQGISFSGLLIDTLVNNYLNGHMPKSAAFDETYTMLQELFSYFGRQNQQQSFWHALGSNQQIRDKGKGKFIRKASKAADKLEQAESEEEREDALSDLFGKLFTSSIVDGESKRHQSNWLRDYRCSDQEEFIEDRFPIRISMDVYIDCKITQNGFRPFFLSGLLRERMPLRRDKQLRFFIQKPTEMDQSCVVYWKIRNRGEEAYRRNMLRGQIIKDEGKHERIEHSNFNGNHFVECYVVRDGICIGRDRIIVPISE
- a CDS encoding MFS transporter, whose translation is MAERMTNSTMPIMASIVLSGIATFMINPFLALELMQKGQSAGQVGLILGVLSGFGLARSSIIGRINARFGSKPLSVLGMLMRAAGLLVFLFETNTVMYVCFAIIASLGSAAANLGVKTELMRQSTDRRLVVMRSIAVNAGALVGPAVGAILYLVLPFDDILLICISAYVLLAFGLLPLRFKPPEDLGGVSPSVQRSGTGHDRMEPAFVMVIMLTVMYWLIYSQWSLVVPLSAYAGFGVQTGANAIYIGNAVFILAVQYPCWCMRCTMFAIRRFSLWALRVSFPLS
- a CDS encoding MFS transporter, with amino-acid sequence MGFASFVPAFLMLALPPSMLVPIGFGVMFSMGELLTSPTLDALTGEVRSEGNGLTRAYGWTSMVSGVSSIIGSSLGGMLIDLCGGVRGSLALCLPAAVIAFLCIIHLRREIEPTREGTSSGRGCERPLDCL